Genomic DNA from Clostridium sp. BJN0013:
TCTTCTTCTTTTTATTTTTTCTCCTAAAGAAAGTATTTCCATATATTCCCTCTTCCTTTACCCTTGTGTTTTTATTTTAACCATATTAAAATTTTACTTAATAACTATTTTAATTATATCATATTTTTAGGGATAAAAGAAAAAATTTTAACTATATTGACATTAATACAAACTATTTAGTATATAATAACAAAAATATAATGAAGTGTTGCAAAACTGCTTTTTTAAAGTAACTTTACAACGCTCCATTTTTATATATAGATATCCAACTTCAAAACTAAATCATCATTTAACCCTCCCAATATTTGGCTTAGCAGACAAACTGAATCATCTTCAGATATCAACATTTCGATATTAAATGGTAAAACCAGTTCATAATATCTTCTTATTTCGGTATAATTTTTATGTTAATAATTTGTTTTTTTCATAGATTAATTATACAACACTTGCGAGGCTTTCGAGCCACACATCTTCTATATTTGAGCAAAAAATAAACTGCCGCATAATTAAATTATGCGGCAGCCCTTCACATTTCAAAACATCATATTGTAAAATTTGACATTTTCCCATATATATTACCCACACTGTTTCTTAAGTATCTAGAAGTTCTTCTTATTCTTCTTCTAGTAGTTTTATCTAATTCAGGTACTATCATCATGCCTACTGCTGTTCCAATTATAGCTCCTGCTACAAATTTTCCTTTCATCTAATTCACTCCTTTCATAATTTTTCATCCAATACT
This window encodes:
- a CDS encoding YtxH domain-containing protein, coding for MKGKFVAGAIIGTAVGMMIVPELDKTTRRRIRRTSRYLRNSVGNIYGKMSNFTI